Within Vicinamibacteria bacterium, the genomic segment CCGTTCATTTCCGGCATGAGGAAATCCGAGATCACGACGTCGATGGGAGTGCGGGAGACCTGCTCCATCGCCTCGCGCGGGCTCGTCGACGCGTGAATCTCGTAATCGGTCTGGAGGGCGAAGACCCCGCGCAGCGACGAGATGACCATTTCCTCATCGTCGACGATGAGGACCGAGGGGACCTTGGCACTCATGCAAAAGCTTTCATGATGTCGCGCTGGAGAGACACGAGCTCATCGTGCGCGGCATTGACCTCGGCAATCTTGTCTTCGAGACGTTTGAGGAGGAGGCGCTTCTCGAGTCCGTTTCGGATGATGAGCTTCAAGTCGTCGTTCTCCCACGGTTTCTCGATGTATTGGTAGAGTCCCACGTCGTTGATCGCCTTGATGGCGTTCTCCTTGTCCGCGTAGCCGGTGAGCAGGATGCGAGTGGCTTGGGGCTGGATCTCCTTGACTTTCGCGAGGAAGGAAATCCCGTCCAAATCCGGCAT encodes:
- a CDS encoding response regulator, coding for MEHQSNIPVIVLVDDEDMVVTSIRSFLTLETDYDVKGFTSPSKALEFIQSNRVDVVISDYLMPDLDGISFLAKVKEIQPQATRILLTGYADKENAIKAINDVGLYQYIEKPWENDDLKLIIRNGLEKRLLLKRLEDKIAEVNAAHDELVSLQRDIMKAFA